Below is a genomic region from Gloeocapsa sp. PCC 73106.
ACCAACCCTGTTCCCCTTAAATCGCACTGGGGACATTGTTTAGTCGAGAGCAATTGACTCAGATGAGTTAAATTTTCTGCCAACACCGACACGGGTACGCTCAACCACAGAGCTGTTAGTAATATAGTTTTTTTCATATTTTCTTTTTATTAATCTTTTCATTTCCTATCATATCTAATTTAAGTTGTGTCACTTGGTTTACATAATTTTACAAATAAGTTGTTATGATCTAAATAGAGCTTCAAGTAGAATCAGAGTATTAATTATGGGACTCAAGCGCCAAATCTCTATAAATTCTTTAGAATCAATCGAAGCAGGTAAGACACGCTTTTACACGCCCCAATCTAGTGATCAGACAATGCTAGTAAATATTAGTCCAGGGACGATAGAAGATTTATTTGTACATAAATTTCAAACCGATCAACTACTAGTAGTTAAAGGAAATGTAACCTTAGTAATTCTTTCTAACCGTCAATACGAGTATATATACTTAAGTGAAGATTATCCCCAAGTGGTAACTATTCCACCGGGAGTACCCCACGGCGCCATTAATCTTAGTAAAGAAAGTTGTTTAGTAGTGAACGCTGTAATACGTCATGGCATTGCTTCAGCTAAAGACTATCAACCAATTAAACCGCCTTTTCCTTACGATTTAAACAAAGCCAGCAGAAAACTGAGTAGAAATTTTGAGCAAATACGATATATTATGAATTAGGCAAAAGGCATATAAAACCCAGGTCTGGCCCCTAAAGGTATGCCACTACTCATACTAGTTGTTGACGACGAACCAGGAATACGATTAGTTATTAGCGATTATTTAGAATTCGCTGGCTATTCGGTAATCAGCGCCAAAAACGTCCAGGAAGCCCTGTTGATGTTGAATACTTATCACCCCCATTTACTAATTTCTGACATAAAAATGCCAGGAAAGAACGGTTACGAGTTAGTGAAGCAAGTGCGCCAACGTCCTGAGTTTCGTTTACTTCCGGTGATTTTCTTAACAGAGCATAATACGACCAAAGACCGGATTCAGGGTTATAAAGTAGGCTGTGATATCTATTTACCCAAGCCCTTTGAAATGGAAGAACTAGGTGCGGTGATTCGTAACTTACTAGAGCGATCGCAGATGATTCAAACCGAATGGCAATTTGAAAAAAAAGAATCTGTCGTTAAATTAACCCAAGAAACGCCCATAAACGAGCAAAAATCCTTAGAACTAACCGAAAGAGAAGGGCAAGTCTTATATTTATTGACCTTAGGTCTGTCTAATATAGATATAGCTCAAAAACTGCATTTAAGTCCTCGGACGGTTGAAAAATACGTAACCCGTCTATTTAGAAAAAGCGAAACTAATAATCGAGCAGAATTAGTCAGATTTGCTCTCGAGAATCACTTAGTTAAGTAAGCTTGTATTACACAAGCAAACAGAGACAAGGTAACAACCTCCTCGTCTCTGTTTTATTAATTTTTCATCGTCTTAAGCGAGGATAAAACTACCGGGGGTTACCGTTGGAGCACCCGATAAAGTAGCTAATTGGAAGGGAATGCTATTACTATTCCAGTAAAATAAATCTCCTGCTGCTGAATCGTATTGTAATCCAGGCACAGTAGTAGGTGCACTGGTACCTACCGTAAAGTTCTCACTATTTAGAGACTCGATGCGGAAGACTCCGGCGGATATAACGAACCTGTCAAAACTACTGAAATCAGTAATAGTGTCAACTCCGTCAAGAATGTTGTTGTAAACAAATTGATCACGACCAGGACCACCAGACAATACATCCTCACCATCACCACCATTTAAGACATCGTTACCGGGACCACCAGATATAGTATCATTTTCATCTAAACCAGAAAGAGTATCATTACCACCGAGACCTCTAATGGTATCAGGACCGGTAGCACCAACTAGGTTGTCGGGTCCAAAGGTACCCACAATACTCTCCCCGTCCGAACCATCTTCAATAGTGATAGAAACACTGCTGTTCTCGGGATCGACCTCATACTGCTCTCCATCGAGTAGCTCATAAGTATAATCGCGCGTTCCTGAGAATAAACTACCATTTAGCACGGGTACCGATACCGTAGCAACTTCGTCGGTTACTAGCAATATTAACTGACTGGTAACCTCATTGGTACCAACCAGACTACCGCCAGTGATCTCAAGATCTGGCGAAGTTTCCTCGTTTGGATCGCGAGGATCGATATTGAGGTCAAATTCTGCCACAGACAGAGGCACACCACTATCGAGAACAACCACCACGCCTCCTAGTGGGGGTCGGCTGTCGAGGGTAATGGTAGCATTTAATACAGTTTGCTCAGACTCAACTAAAAGCGTGGGCTCAGCGGTCACGCTCACAACAGGACCGACCCCACCGGGTACCCCATCAGTTACAGTAAAGTCAGCAGTTCTGGCTTGGCGATCAACTCGATAGCCTGGACCATTAACCAAGGTGTAGCTGAAGGTTGTGTCAGGTTCTTCGATAAAGTTATCCAGCACCGTTAGGGGGATAGTAGCAACAGGCTCTGTAATAGTGAAGAAGAAATCACTTAGAAAGCCGGGACTATTGGGGTCGTCTTCCAAGGAAAACCGATCAAGCACCCCGCCAGTTACTTCTTCCTCTAGGTTTCCTTCAAAGCGATAAATGAGCTCGATATTGTCGGGGTCGATGGGTGAAACGAAGCGCGTCTGAGCTGCAGTAAACTGCCGCATGATTTCAGCAGTATTTCCTTCTAGATTGACCGTAATGCCCTCTTCTGGAATATCACCTGTGGTGGTGAATGTAAGGGTCAAAATAGTCCCCTCTTCTTCGTTGACTATTTGGGGGCTGATGCTCAAGCCGATTTCAGGTAGCATAAGATTTAAGTCCTAATAATAGCAGGTTTACTGGTTTTTGAAACGTTCTGAACATCCTCTCAGCTAAAACGGAAGCCCACTGAGTTCCACGCCAAGCAGTTCTAACGCTCTAGCTGATTGGCTTAGATAGCTATTGCAAAGAATTATCAATAACTTATTGAGATAGTATCATTTCATACTGATTTTGGCAAGGACTTTTCTAAAATCGTTTTCACCGCCATTGCTGTGTTTGGGTTAGAAAAAAAGAAGAATTAAGAAAATCACGTAGCTGCTAATATGGGCAGACAGCTACTAATAAGTTTGTCTAGATAAACTTCTTGCTCCAACAAACAAGCGTGTCCACTCTCAGGTAATACTGACAATTGAGCATGGGGAAACTGATTACTTAGATAGATACATTCTTGAACCGAGGGTAACAGGCGATCGCGCCCACTCGCAATTAATAACACTGGCACAGTAAAGTGGTTTAATTTCTCCCGAGAGACATAAAAATTCTGGAGTAGAGACATGCGCCAACTAACGCTCTCCCCAGGGACGCTTTTCAGCGCTATTAATAAAGCTTGACGCTCCCTTGGACTAATTCTCTCTAAAGAAACCAACCAGGGCAATAAAGCCAAATTAGAGTAAGGATAAATAAAACCCGGAATCCAAGGAGTCAGATGTATACCCCAACTAAGCCAAGGACATTTAGAAAAGCTAGAAGCAGGGTTAACTAAAATTAGTTGTTTCCATAGTGTAGGTATATTAATAGCAACCGACAAAGCTATACAACCTCCAAAAGACTCCCCACAAAGATAAATCTCAGGACGCTTTAATTTACGCCATTCGCTCTCAATTAGAAAAATAACCTGATTGGTGAGAGTTTCCCAATCACTGCGATCATTCGGAGGAATCACCAGACAGCGTAGATTAAAAAACTTTTGTAATCCTTTTACTTGTTTGTGTAACAACAGACCGGTACCATCCATACCCGGTAAAAAAATTAACAGAGGTAAATCAGGTCGATCAATAACGGGACAAAAAAAACTAAAACCGATATTCATATTTAATAAGACTATTAAAATCGATGCT
It encodes:
- a CDS encoding cupin domain-containing protein, translating into MGLKRQISINSLESIEAGKTRFYTPQSSDQTMLVNISPGTIEDLFVHKFQTDQLLVVKGNVTLVILSNRQYEYIYLSEDYPQVVTIPPGVPHGAINLSKESCLVVNAVIRHGIASAKDYQPIKPPFPYDLNKASRKLSRNFEQIRYIMN
- a CDS encoding response regulator transcription factor, giving the protein MPLLILVVDDEPGIRLVISDYLEFAGYSVISAKNVQEALLMLNTYHPHLLISDIKMPGKNGYELVKQVRQRPEFRLLPVIFLTEHNTTKDRIQGYKVGCDIYLPKPFEMEELGAVIRNLLERSQMIQTEWQFEKKESVVKLTQETPINEQKSLELTEREGQVLYLLTLGLSNIDIAQKLHLSPRTVEKYVTRLFRKSETNNRAELVRFALENHLVK
- a CDS encoding calcium-binding protein encodes the protein MLPEIGLSISPQIVNEEEGTILTLTFTTTGDIPEEGITVNLEGNTAEIMRQFTAAQTRFVSPIDPDNIELIYRFEGNLEEEVTGGVLDRFSLEDDPNSPGFLSDFFFTITEPVATIPLTVLDNFIEEPDTTFSYTLVNGPGYRVDRQARTADFTVTDGVPGGVGPVVSVTAEPTLLVESEQTVLNATITLDSRPPLGGVVVVLDSGVPLSVAEFDLNIDPRDPNEETSPDLEITGGSLVGTNEVTSQLILLVTDEVATVSVPVLNGSLFSGTRDYTYELLDGEQYEVDPENSSVSITIEDGSDGESIVGTFGPDNLVGATGPDTIRGLGGNDTLSGLDENDTISGGPGNDVLNGGDGEDVLSGGPGRDQFVYNNILDGVDTITDFSSFDRFVISAGVFRIESLNSENFTVGTSAPTTVPGLQYDSAAGDLFYWNSNSIPFQLATLSGAPTVTPGSFILA
- a CDS encoding alpha/beta fold hydrolase; amino-acid sequence: MNIGFSFFCPVIDRPDLPLLIFLPGMDGTGLLLHKQVKGLQKFFNLRCLVIPPNDRSDWETLTNQVIFLIESEWRKLKRPEIYLCGESFGGCIALSVAINIPTLWKQLILVNPASSFSKCPWLSWGIHLTPWIPGFIYPYSNLALLPWLVSLERISPRERQALLIALKSVPGESVSWRMSLLQNFYVSREKLNHFTVPVLLIASGRDRLLPSVQECIYLSNQFPHAQLSVLPESGHACLLEQEVYLDKLISSCLPILAAT